The Shewanella pealeana ATCC 700345 genome contains the following window.
ACCAATCACGAGCACCACGGCTAGCACTAGCAGAGCGGCAATCGCCAATACTGTGCGCTCCAATAGCTTAACGACGGCCTGTAAACGCTCTAGCCACTCAATATCTAATCGGCCGAAGCTAACCTCCGGCTCCTGCTCAAGCTTACGCAGCAGTTCGCGCGCGCCTGCGGGGCTAGAATACTTAACACTGGGCGTCACCATCACTACGGCAGGCAGTGGGTTAGAGTCCAAATAAGATAGCGCCTCACCAAAGCCTGATAAGCGTTGAAACTCTTCAAGCGCCTGATCACGATCGATATAATTGACATCACTCACCTCAGGGTAAACCTTAAGGCGAGTAATCAAGCTTTGAATGCTGGTTTCGCTGCGGCCTTCATCAATAAACAAGGAGATTTCGGCGGCACTGTTCCAAGACTCGGTAATGGTTTCGGCATTTTTAACCAACACTTGCAAAGCCGCCGGTAAACTTAGACTCACGCCCAGAACGGCCATGGTCATAATAGAC
Protein-coding sequences here:
- the ftsX gene encoding permease-like cell division protein FtsX, with amino-acid sequence MSKQPQINRSKLPFSGRIVMFFIRHIQHAMASIGELWRNPVSSIMTMAVLGVSLSLPAALQVLVKNAETITESWNSAAEISLFIDEGRSETSIQSLITRLKVYPEVSDVNYIDRDQALEEFQRLSGFGEALSYLDSNPLPAVVMVTPSVKYSSPAGARELLRKLEQEPEVSFGRLDIEWLERLQAVVKLLERTVLAIAALLVLAVVLVIGNTIRLAIMNRRTEIEVMKLVGATESFIQRPFLYTGIWYGVIGGILAWIIINLLVLYLDSALGELLGLYGSQLQMESLTFAELGQLVLLASFLGWLGSYLSVRQHLRAIEPS